The nucleotide window CGCGTCCTTTGCGTTGGGGAATCTCCTCATGAAAAGAGACACACTTCATAAACATCGGCTTCCCGTTTAGGTAAATATTCGTACCCTTTACATTCAGATTGCGGAATCCGATCATCTCCTCCACCCGATCATCTCCTGACGAAAGGATGACCTTATAGAGCGTCGGGGATTCGGGTGACCAGCGCTTGATCTTTCGGGCCGGGAATGATGCGTTTGCGAGACCTTGCTCATTCGTCTGCAATTTGTATTTGATCTCCAGTTCCGGAATCTCCATCCAGACATCGCTGTTCGCTTTCTTATCAGACAATTTCACCTGAGCATGGATCACATCCGGCTTGTTCTTGTCCAGCTGAACCGAATAATCCTGAATAAAAGCCTTGGGCACCGACACCAGCATGACATCCCGGGTAATTCCCCCGTAGTTCCACCAGTCGAAGGCCATAGCGGGAATCGCATCTTTGGACCGGGCATTGCTGACTTCCACAGCCACGAAGTTGTCTCCATCATTGATCAGGTCTGTCACTTCCATCTGGAACGGAGTAAATCCGCCCTCATGGCCACCAATCTCTTTTCCGTTGAGAAATATCCGGCAACGATAATTTACAGCTCCGAAATATAGGAACTGACGTTTGTCATTTACCTTTTTTCCTTCAAAATGGCGGGCATACCAAACAGTCCCTTCATAATATTTCAGCTCGGGCAATTGCGAGTTCCAGTCAGAAGGGACATTCAACTGCAAGGCCCCGTCAAACGAATATTCAAAGAATTCGGTCTTACCCTGTGGTTTCTTATTTTGATAGAATTTCGTTTTGTATCCCTGATTGTACAAATCGATGATAGCGCTCCATTTTCCATTTAAAGAGCGAATATCCCGGCCATAAACGTTGGTCATGATATCCTGGGCAGAAGCCATTTGCAAGCAGGCAAATACCGGCAAAAGTATTCTGAAAACTATTTTATTCATGTGTGTAATCATGTTGTTTTAAGCGTTTCTCATTTTTTGTAAATGCGCATTGCAAATCCTCCACCCTTTGCCATTTTGAATGACATTTTCTTATTGGAAGGAATAGTTATCAGCTCACGCTTGTAATCCGATGCGGTTCGGTTGGCATTCACTCCGTCCTTGAATATTTCAGCAACGAAATTGCCTTCGCCCAAAAAGGAAAGATCAATATCCAGACCTCTCTCATCCCAGTTGGTAAGCGATCCCACATACCATACATCCCCCTTCTGACGGGCGATGGTGATATACTGGCCGACTTCTCCGTTCAGGGCAATCGTGCGGTCCCAGACAGTAGGTACCGCTGAGATAAAGTTGGTACACTCCTGCTCTTTTTCATATTTGGTCGGGCTATCGCACAGCATGTTCAGCGGAGACTCAAACACCACATACTCTGCCAGCTGATGACATCGCGTACCCTGACTCATTGGCGCATTATTTATCGGAGCAAAGGTTTTCTTATTTCCGTTGGTCATTGCCCCCTGGGTATAATCGACCGGTCCGGCAACCATGCGGATAAACGGCATGGTAACATCGTAGGTTACCTGATCCGTTCTGATGTCGCTCCATTTCATCTGCTCCAGTCCATGCACGGCCTCGTAATTGATTACGTTCGGATAAGTACGGTTTAGTCCGGTAGGTTTGTATGTTCCGTGGAAATCCATCAATAGTTTATATTTAGCTGCCACAGCAGCGGCACGGCAATGGAAATCAACCATCTGCTGATCATCCCGATCCATAAAGTCTACTTTAAATCCCTTGATTCCCATCTTCGAATAGTGTTCGCAGACTTTCTCCATGTCTCGCTCAAAAGCATAGTAACCCGCCCAGAGAATTAATCCCACGTTTTTAGATTTCCCGAATGCGATCAGCTTTTCCAGATCAATCTCAGGCACAACCTGAAACAAATCAGCTTTGAGATTAACGGCCCAACCTTCATCCAGAATCACATAATCGATATGATTGCGCGAAGCAAAGTCGATGTAGGCCATATAGGTCTGATTATTAACGCCCACTTCAAAGTCCACGTTAGAGATCCCCCAGTTGTTCCACCAGTCCCAGGCGACTTTGCCGGGCTTGATCCACGAAATGTCCTGCACTTTTGACGGAGTAGCCAGGCGATACACCATATCGTTATTTGCCAAATCTTTATCCTGAGACGTAACGATAGCTATACGCCAGGGGAAAGATTTCGCACCGTTACAACGTGCGATAAATGGAGCTGGCTCTGTAACGATCTGTTGCAGGCTATTATAGCCTCCTTGCACGGTCGTTTTAGGGTATGGAGCAAAAATGCCTTTCAGCGAGGTCGATTTATCCTTGTTGATCAAAAACATGCCCGGATAACCTTGCAGATCCGACTCGGCAAGACAAACTTTTGTGCCGTTACCCAAGTCTACAACCAGTGGCGTAAAAGCCAATCGATTGTTACTCATCTCGCTTAGAGAGACATTGGCATACGTATTTTCAAAAGAGTTGAAGAACTGTTTCTCCACCTCTTTTTCTTTACTTTTCACATAAGGGACACAAGCCTTGTAGTCTTTATCAAAATTGAATGTTGCGTCTTCACCGGTTACGGTAAAATCCTTTTTGCGCAATGAGACAAAGCGGTAAGCCATGCCGTCATTATAGGCCCGAAACACGATCTTGAAATCGCCTTTGAAAGTCAGCACCATTTCATTACACTGATCAGCAACAGTTTTCTTTTTATAAAATGGAGAATTGATAGTCTGATTGATCGCATTATTTTGGGTACTGATTACTTTAGGGGCTGTTCCCCATACGGTACCGTCACCCAGTTTCATGGATATGGCCGATGGCTTGATCACCGGATTGTTTTCATGGGTGAGGGAGTAAGTAATGTCTGTCCCGACCTGCACACGGACATCGAGTTTGCCGTCGGGAGATTTCACCTCAT belongs to Parabacteroides sp. FAFU027 and includes:
- a CDS encoding glycoside hydrolase family 2 protein; the protein is MNKIVFRILLPVFACLQMASAQDIMTNVYGRDIRSLNGKWSAIIDLYNQGYKTKFYQNKKPQGKTEFFEYSFDGALQLNVPSDWNSQLPELKYYEGTVWYARHFEGKKVNDKRQFLYFGAVNYRCRIFLNGKEIGGHEGGFTPFQMEVTDLINDGDNFVAVEVSNARSKDAIPAMAFDWWNYGGITRDVMLVSVPKAFIQDYSVQLDKNKPDVIHAQVKLSDKKANSDVWMEIPELEIKYKLQTNEQGLANASFPARKIKRWSPESPTLYKVILSSGDDRVEEMIGFRNLNVKGTNIYLNGKPMFMKCVSFHEEIPQRKGRAYSEADAAMLLSEAKALGCNMIRLAHYPQNEYTVRLAEKMGFILWQEIPVWQGIDFGDAGTQAKAKTMLTEMIQRDKNRCAVGFWGVANETQPSKERNEFLTSLLNTGKQIDTTRLYAAAFDLVRFNRDKKIFEMNDTFTEQLDVVAVNKYQGWYQPWPLDPKDAKWNVTPNKPLLISEFGGEALYGQSGDETVASSWGEDYQAKLYRDNIVMFGNIPNLRGVSPWILFDFRSPFRMHPTNQDGWNRKGLVSDQGIRKKAWYIMHDYYSKVK
- a CDS encoding glycoside hydrolase family 97 protein; amino-acid sequence: MRIHFLTALFLSVSTVLFAQKSYEVKSPDGKLDVRVQVGTDITYSLTHENNPVIKPSAISMKLGDGTVWGTAPKVISTQNNAINQTINSPFYKKKTVADQCNEMVLTFKGDFKIVFRAYNDGMAYRFVSLRKKDFTVTGEDATFNFDKDYKACVPYVKSKEKEVEKQFFNSFENTYANVSLSEMSNNRLAFTPLVVDLGNGTKVCLAESDLQGYPGMFLINKDKSTSLKGIFAPYPKTTVQGGYNSLQQIVTEPAPFIARCNGAKSFPWRIAIVTSQDKDLANNDMVYRLATPSKVQDISWIKPGKVAWDWWNNWGISNVDFEVGVNNQTYMAYIDFASRNHIDYVILDEGWAVNLKADLFQVVPEIDLEKLIAFGKSKNVGLILWAGYYAFERDMEKVCEHYSKMGIKGFKVDFMDRDDQQMVDFHCRAAAVAAKYKLLMDFHGTYKPTGLNRTYPNVINYEAVHGLEQMKWSDIRTDQVTYDVTMPFIRMVAGPVDYTQGAMTNGNKKTFAPINNAPMSQGTRCHQLAEYVVFESPLNMLCDSPTKYEKEQECTNFISAVPTVWDRTIALNGEVGQYITIARQKGDVWYVGSLTNWDERGLDIDLSFLGEGNFVAEIFKDGVNANRTASDYKRELITIPSNKKMSFKMAKGGGFAMRIYKK